The Pseudofrankia inefficax genome window below encodes:
- a CDS encoding DUF427 domain-containing protein, whose product MLPVTNDAGPDSAQAIDHVPCRYRARAWWDGRLVAESTAAVRVTEPGRSPELYFPTADVRFELVGAAGGQAVCPVKGTARLWTLDGKSPAPRPEWEDPEHAGGDGLVDGQDAVWSFTEPAPGLDWLAELVAFDHDRVRVEIVDLVAGEDPREASVKQFPNWGDAADLIDMMDLRAVGERRQVSAIRPFAARSVVEASQILGQAIVAAMRHTGGRRVVSAQLTMYRVADTRLPLEFDLEDLSSGRTFSAVLVHVSQDGRRRASVNMLLDVTAADVFRHEDATPPVAGPYDAVPYDMSVTGRDLRVVDAAYNNDSNAPVGPPTLDAWVRFREVPADPALHAGLLAQFTGHMSLAAAMRPHAGFGQDQAHRTLSMGISAIGISLHADIRADQWMRYHHHSTFVGDGMAHAECRVYTEAGALVASFTVDATLRGLEARFHHSDKTAI is encoded by the coding sequence GTGCTGCCAGTGACGAACGACGCGGGACCGGACTCGGCGCAGGCGATTGACCACGTTCCGTGTCGATATCGGGCTCGGGCCTGGTGGGATGGACGGCTGGTCGCCGAGTCGACGGCCGCCGTCCGGGTGACCGAGCCCGGACGGTCGCCCGAGCTGTACTTCCCGACCGCGGATGTCCGGTTCGAGCTGGTCGGCGCGGCGGGTGGCCAGGCCGTCTGCCCGGTCAAGGGCACCGCCCGGCTCTGGACGCTCGACGGGAAGTCGCCGGCGCCGCGGCCCGAGTGGGAGGACCCGGAGCACGCCGGCGGCGACGGCCTGGTCGACGGCCAGGACGCGGTGTGGAGCTTCACCGAACCGGCGCCCGGCCTGGACTGGCTCGCGGAGCTGGTCGCCTTCGACCACGACCGGGTGCGCGTCGAGATCGTCGACCTCGTCGCGGGCGAGGACCCCCGCGAGGCGTCCGTGAAGCAGTTCCCGAACTGGGGGGACGCCGCCGACCTCATCGACATGATGGACCTGCGGGCCGTCGGCGAGCGCCGCCAGGTGAGCGCCATCCGGCCGTTCGCGGCCCGGTCGGTCGTCGAGGCGAGCCAGATCCTCGGCCAGGCGATCGTCGCCGCGATGCGGCACACCGGCGGCCGTCGCGTCGTGTCGGCGCAGCTGACGATGTACCGCGTCGCCGACACCAGGCTTCCCCTTGAGTTCGACCTTGAGGACCTCAGCTCCGGCCGGACGTTCAGCGCGGTGCTGGTCCATGTCAGCCAGGACGGCAGGCGCCGGGCCAGCGTCAACATGCTGCTCGACGTCACCGCGGCCGACGTCTTCCGGCACGAGGACGCGACGCCGCCGGTCGCCGGACCGTACGACGCGGTTCCCTACGACATGTCGGTCACCGGTCGTGATCTGCGGGTCGTGGACGCGGCGTACAACAACGACTCGAACGCGCCGGTCGGCCCGCCGACCCTCGACGCCTGGGTGAGGTTCCGCGAGGTACCGGCCGACCCGGCCCTGCACGCCGGCCTGCTCGCCCAGTTCACCGGGCACATGTCGCTCGCCGCCGCGATGCGCCCGCACGCCGGCTTCGGCCAGGACCAGGCCCACCGCACCCTGTCGATGGGCATCAGCGCGATCGGGATCTCGCTGCACGCCGACATCCGGGCCGACCAGTGGATGCGCTACCACCACCACTCGACGTTCGTCGGCGACGGGATGGCGCACGCGGAATGCCGGGTCTACACCGAGGCGGGTGCGCTGGTCGCGTCGTTCACCGTCGACGCGACCCTGCGTGGCCTGGAGGCCAGGTTCCACCACAGTGACAAGACCGCCATCTGA
- a CDS encoding carbohydrate ABC transporter permease codes for MSVATQEPVGASVPPTGPPGPAARGARRRRDIDPSARRPGLLRYPFLIVILLISIFPVYWTFLVPSRTNADVAKVPPPLTPGPHFFENLRRVFDTVGFGKALTNSLLVASSITLCTLLFCSLAGFAFAKLRFRGRNALLLIVIGTMMVPVQLGVIPLYIEMHKFGWTNHLISVIVPTAVTAFGVVFMRQYTEQAIPDELLEAGRMDGCSTLGLYWHVVLPGLRPAMAVLGLLTFMQAWNDFMWPLIALSPQNPTVQVALSSLSAGYYRDNTLVLAGTAIGTLPVIVVFIVFGRQIISGIMEGAVKG; via the coding sequence ATGAGCGTCGCGACCCAGGAGCCCGTCGGGGCCTCGGTACCCCCGACCGGCCCGCCGGGGCCTGCCGCCCGCGGCGCGCGCCGCCGCCGCGACATCGACCCGAGCGCGCGGCGCCCTGGCCTGCTGCGCTACCCGTTCCTGATCGTCATCCTGCTGATCTCGATCTTCCCGGTCTACTGGACGTTCCTGGTCCCGTCCCGGACGAACGCGGACGTCGCGAAGGTCCCCCCGCCGTTGACCCCGGGCCCGCACTTCTTCGAGAACCTGCGCCGGGTCTTCGACACGGTCGGGTTCGGGAAGGCCCTGACCAACTCGCTCCTGGTCGCGTCGTCCATCACGCTGTGCACGCTGCTGTTCTGCTCGCTGGCCGGGTTCGCCTTCGCGAAGCTGCGGTTCCGCGGCCGTAACGCGCTGCTGCTCATCGTGATCGGAACGATGATGGTGCCGGTTCAGCTCGGGGTCATCCCGCTCTACATCGAGATGCACAAGTTCGGCTGGACCAATCACCTGATCTCCGTGATCGTCCCGACCGCGGTGACCGCGTTCGGCGTGGTCTTCATGCGTCAGTACACCGAGCAGGCGATTCCGGACGAGCTGCTCGAGGCCGGCCGGATGGATGGCTGCTCGACGCTCGGCCTCTACTGGCACGTCGTCCTGCCGGGACTGCGCCCGGCGATGGCCGTGCTCGGCCTGCTCACCTTCATGCAGGCGTGGAACGACTTCATGTGGCCGCTGATCGCGCTGAGCCCGCAGAACCCCACGGTCCAGGTCGCGCTCAGCAGCCTGTCCGCTGGCTACTACCGCGACAACACGCTCGTCCTCGCGGGCACCGCGATCGGGACTCTTCCCGTGATCGTCGTCTTCATCGTGTTCGGCCGTCAGATCATCAGTGGAATCATGGAAGGCGCGGTCAAGGGATGA
- a CDS encoding GH1 family beta-glucosidase, with product MTISTASAIGAAGTPETDELAARIATGLPGGFVWGAATSAYQIEGATTEDGRGPSIWDTFARTPGKTRNGESGAVAVDHYHRYREDIALMAGLGLEAYRFSVAWPRVMPTGSGAVNRAGLGFYDRLVDELLAAGLDPWLTLYHWDLPQSLQDLGGWASRETAHRFADYTDQVATALGDRVKHWSTLNEPWCSAFEGHLTGRHAPGVQSTHAAVRSVHHLLLGHALGVEALRARGVGDVGITLNLIPAESPEDSPAARDLVRLVDGQTIRLWLDPLLRGSYPEDVVADFAKVGAELPVEPGDLLRIGAPLDWIGVNYYAPHIVVPGPDPDPAPMPFVGGADLTRVKSTDDVTALGWPIRPRSYAALLRRLDADYPGTSWYIHENGAAFLDEPAADGDVPDPGRLRYVAQHLDVVREVVGDGVDVRGYFVWSLLDNYEWSEGYKMRFGVIHVDFETLVRTPKSSALWYSRLIRDHRAANGTA from the coding sequence ATGACGATCAGTACTGCCTCGGCGATCGGGGCGGCGGGTACGCCCGAGACCGACGAGCTTGCCGCCCGGATCGCGACCGGCCTGCCCGGGGGCTTCGTCTGGGGCGCGGCCACCTCGGCCTACCAGATCGAGGGCGCCACCACGGAGGACGGGCGCGGCCCGAGCATCTGGGACACCTTCGCCCGGACCCCGGGCAAGACCCGCAACGGGGAGAGCGGCGCGGTCGCGGTTGACCACTACCACCGGTATCGCGAGGACATCGCGCTGATGGCCGGCCTCGGCCTCGAGGCCTACCGGTTCTCGGTGGCCTGGCCGCGGGTCATGCCGACCGGGTCCGGGGCTGTCAACCGGGCTGGGCTCGGCTTCTACGACCGGCTGGTTGACGAACTGCTCGCCGCCGGCCTCGATCCCTGGCTGACCCTCTACCACTGGGACCTGCCGCAGTCGTTGCAGGATCTGGGCGGCTGGGCCAGCCGGGAGACGGCCCACCGGTTCGCCGACTACACCGACCAGGTGGCGACCGCGCTGGGCGACCGGGTGAAGCACTGGTCCACCCTCAACGAGCCGTGGTGCTCCGCATTCGAGGGGCATCTGACCGGCCGGCACGCGCCCGGCGTCCAGAGCACACATGCGGCCGTCCGGTCGGTACACCATCTGCTGCTCGGCCACGCCCTCGGCGTCGAGGCGCTGCGTGCCCGCGGGGTCGGCGACGTCGGCATCACCCTGAACCTCATCCCGGCGGAGTCGCCCGAGGACTCGCCGGCGGCGCGGGACCTGGTCCGGCTGGTCGACGGCCAGACGATCAGGCTCTGGCTCGACCCGCTGCTGCGCGGCAGCTACCCCGAGGACGTCGTCGCGGACTTCGCCAAGGTGGGCGCCGAACTGCCGGTCGAGCCCGGCGACCTGCTGCGCATCGGCGCGCCGCTCGACTGGATCGGGGTCAACTACTACGCCCCGCACATCGTCGTCCCCGGCCCGGATCCCGACCCGGCACCGATGCCGTTCGTCGGCGGCGCCGACCTGACCCGGGTGAAGTCGACCGACGACGTGACCGCGCTGGGCTGGCCGATCCGGCCACGAAGCTACGCCGCGCTGCTGCGGCGGCTCGACGCCGACTATCCGGGCACCTCCTGGTACATACACGAGAACGGCGCCGCCTTCCTCGACGAGCCGGCGGCCGACGGTGATGTGCCCGACCCGGGGCGGCTGCGCTACGTCGCCCAGCACCTGGACGTCGTGCGGGAAGTCGTCGGAGACGGGGTGGATGTCCGGGGATACTTCGTGTGGTCGCTGCTGGACAACTACGAGTGGTCTGAGGGATACAAAATGCGGTTCGGCGTGATCCACGTCGACTTCGAGACCCTGGTCCGCACTCCGAAGTCGAGCGCGCTGTGGTACTCCCGGCTGATCCGCGACCACCGCGCCGCAAACGGGACAGCGTGA
- a CDS encoding LacI family DNA-binding transcriptional regulator, producing MSGAVGLADPSGTSGESRGPGPAPRRAPTLEEVAELAGVSRATVSRVVNGSSRVSPEALASVTAAIAQLGYVPNRAARSLVTRRTDTLVLIVHERPDTVFSDPFFASVLRGVNRALSPTDLQLVLLQAQGEAQRDRALRYVGNGHVDGVLLISLHGDDIMPNAIAAAGVPLVMAGRLLTGRMVDYVDADNVGGARDAVGHLLATGRRRIATVAGPPDMSVGVDRLRGYTEAVRAAGGDAAAGWVVVGDFTEASGQAATERLLAEHPDLDAVFAASDLMALGALRALRAAGRRVPDDVAVVGFDDAALAAYADPPLTTVRQQVELMGQEMVQLLLARIADPDGEPRELILPTELVIRASA from the coding sequence ATGAGCGGGGCGGTCGGCCTGGCCGATCCGAGCGGGACCTCCGGCGAGTCGCGCGGCCCCGGCCCGGCTCCGCGCCGGGCGCCGACGCTGGAGGAGGTCGCGGAGCTCGCCGGGGTCTCGCGGGCGACCGTCTCGCGGGTGGTCAACGGGTCGTCTCGGGTGTCTCCGGAGGCCCTGGCCTCGGTCACCGCGGCGATCGCGCAGCTCGGCTACGTGCCGAACCGGGCCGCTCGCAGCCTGGTCACCCGCCGGACCGACACCCTCGTGCTGATCGTCCACGAACGACCGGACACCGTGTTCTCCGACCCGTTCTTCGCGAGCGTGCTGCGCGGCGTCAACCGGGCGCTGAGCCCCACCGATCTGCAGCTCGTCCTGCTGCAGGCCCAGGGGGAGGCCCAGCGGGACCGGGCGCTGCGCTACGTCGGCAACGGCCACGTCGACGGCGTGCTGCTCATCTCGCTGCACGGCGACGACATCATGCCCAACGCGATCGCCGCGGCCGGTGTGCCGCTCGTGATGGCCGGGCGGCTGCTGACCGGCCGGATGGTCGACTACGTCGACGCGGACAACGTCGGGGGCGCCCGCGACGCCGTCGGCCATCTGCTCGCCACCGGCCGCCGCCGGATCGCGACCGTCGCCGGCCCACCGGACATGAGCGTCGGCGTCGACCGGCTGCGCGGCTACACCGAGGCGGTGCGCGCCGCCGGCGGCGACGCGGCGGCGGGGTGGGTGGTCGTCGGCGACTTCACCGAGGCCAGCGGGCAGGCCGCGACCGAGCGGCTGCTGGCCGAGCACCCGGACCTGGACGCCGTGTTCGCGGCGTCGGACCTGATGGCGCTGGGCGCGCTGCGCGCACTGCGGGCGGCCGGGCGGCGGGTGCCGGACGACGTGGCCGTAGTCGGCTTCGACGACGCGGCGCTGGCCGCCTACGCCGACCCGCCGCTGACCACCGTCCGCCAGCAGGTCGAGCTGATGGGCCAGGAGATGGTCCAGCTGCTGCTGGCCCGCATCGCGGATCCGGACGGCGAACCCCGAGAGCTGATCCTGCCCACCGAGCTGGTCATCCGCGCTTCCGCTTGA